AGGACGAGCTTGAGCGCTCTCTCCTGTTGCTTGATTTCTTCAGTGCCATGCAAGAGAGTGAGCTCGAGCGTTCAGGAGGTGCAATTGATTATCAAAAGGGGAGACATTGCAGCAGTTGAAGCCAAGATTCAGTTTCGATCCTATATCTGCTTTGCAGAGAAGACCCAGACAGCTGCAGGAGGATCAAGAAGATTAACAATAAGTCTACTTCAGCTAACCAGGAGAGCTAAGGGGTGGTCAAGCTGTTAGGTGAAGCTAGACATATTGCTGTCTCAATTCTCGAGTCCTCGTCACATTTCCTGTCAAAGCAGATTGCAGCACAAAGTTCTAGCAAGTGGTCTCTCATCCACAAGACATTCCTAAAGAGAGAGTTCTATGTGAAGTGGATCAATTACAAGCCACCTTGGGGTTGGACATTGTTTATCTAGAGGGCAGATTTGGGACATTGTCCAAATCCAAATCAGAGTTTCCCTTCTGAACACTCTCAGCTTGTAGATAGATGTACCCACTCTGAGCCCCTTTGGCATCTGCCTTTTAGATGATCAGCTGATCACTGTATATGAGAAGTATTGTACAGAAAAAACAGTCACTTGAAAATAGAAACATAATTTTGAACTACTTCTTGTTGTTTTACTGTTATAAATCATAATGACCCAAGTTTGGAGCATCCATCTAGAAAATTCTTTATTAAGAAAAATGGGGCTCCAAAGATGCTCAATACTGGTGACTGTTATTAAAGTAGTTAGGACGCGTTGTTCAAGTTGATCTTTGCATGGCTTTATTAAGAGATGGCCACGTTGCTAAGATGCAATATGTTGCCTCAGCAACAAGCAGAAGATCCTTGTCCAGTGGATCTTGCTATCTACAGCTAAAGCAAGCCAGCTCCAACGCATGAGGTAGAGCGTGTAAGTAGCATAAGTTGTGCAGAATAAAATACCTACTGGTGTTGGCGACTGCGCTACATAACACGTACTTCACCAGTAATACTTGGTTAGTGATCACTAAACTAATCCCAGTGCAATGTGGCAAGATTGGCCAGTAGAGTAACTAACATGTTGATTCTTGTTGCCCATAGTTGGAGCATGACAATGTGATAGATCACTGGGAGATAGCTGGCACACTAAGAAAATTGATAAACACAAGCGGCGTGATGAAGGAAACAGATTCCTTATGCTGCTGCCAGATCTCAAACCTTGATAGACAACATTGAGGACATGAAATGGCAGGATTCTCTTTGTCTACCATTCAAAAGATGCTGCCCCATACCCTCTCTATATAAATAGGTCTCGGCAGAGACTTGAATCATCAGGCAAAAAATTTCGCTTCTCATTTCTTCCACCTCATTTCAATACGCAAAAAGCTTCAGCCAGAGACTACAGATCAATATGGCTTGCCACCTTAGGTCGATAAGCTTGCCGTCCAGGCCTCAGTCCAGCGAAGCTGCAGTGCAACAAGAGTTGTGCATTCTAGAGGCAATCATCTCCTCACCATCCACATGTATCGTCACGGTGTGTGACGGTTTGAGGAGGCTCGGAGACATCTACGCCAGTGTTGAGGAGATGACACACTTGCCAAGCAACCAAGTTTGCTCTTCCCAGCAAAGGAAAATGCTGGATGGAGAAATTGAGTCTTCTCTCGAGCTGCTGGATCTCTGCAACACCATGCAAGAGATCTTTGTTGAGTTGAAGGCCATTATCCAAGAGCTACAAGTGGCACTAAGAAAAGGAGATGGTGCGACCGTTCATGCCAAGATCCAGTCTTACAGCCGCTTGGTGAAGAAGGCTAAACAGTCTTTCAAGAAGTCAAGCAAGAAGGCCACTTCTGACAAGGCAGACAGTGCAATGATCAGGCTACTGACCAAGGCCAGGGAGATCGCCATCTCTCTACTTGAGTCCACGGTGCAGCTCCTGTCAAAGCAAATTGAAGTGCCCAAGCAGTCACTTGTCTCGAAGGCATTTTCCAAGAGAAAAGCAGTTGTTTGCGAGGAGGACCAATTACAGGCGTTAGAGTGCAGCATTGGAGATCTTGAGAGCGGAGCAGGACACCTGTTCAGGATATTGGTCCAGAGCAGGGTTTCTCTCCTAAACATCCTTAGCTCATAGAAACTCCTTGTTGCTTTTGACATCCTGTGATTGGCATCCGCGTTTTTGAGGAttagctaatcttgatgcagttTTCTAGTATGTATAGAGTACAAATGTACAGAAGAATTCGGAAAGGAAAAAAAGACACAGTTTTGATCCAATTCATGTTTGTTGATGTGATTTTGTGCATTCAGTATGGATTGCTTTGTTTTCAGATCCTTATTTAGTGGATCTTGCCCTGCGTGCAAGAAGCATGCCAGATCATAGCCACAATGGTTAAGCTGGGAGAGCAGAATAAATTAATCATCCAGATTCCCCCTACCAGGTTTGTGCAGTATAGCACTGCCAttgaataattcttgatttaaaATGGATGTAGATTTCTAGTCCATGTATTTAAAAAACCTAATGGCCTCAACACAAATCATTTGTAAGCATGCTACCGTGTATTCAATGTATGCGTTCCTTTCAAGAATACACCTCTAGGCTGCGTCCGTTCCATCGGGAGAGTTgagactaaatatatatatctaGATGTTAAGATGATTAATAAATTTCACAAATCCTAAGCCTCAAAGATAACAAAAACCATTGGAAAAAGTGGTGTGGCATGTAAACTTTTTTGGGGCATTGGTCTGCAATCTTCCAAACAACTATCAATCGAATCATTTCGCATCCGAATCCAAGCAATTTCAGGTGCCCTAGAGGCCTAGACCAGCTCAATCGGCCAAATTGAATTCAAATCGAAGGTGCGTGTAGGCGTGTAGTGTAGCCCTTACGGATCGGGAGGAGCTGGATGGCACGGTCCGTAGCAGACGTTGTTGTGCGGGGAGCTTTCGGTCCCCTGACTTGACCCTGCCGCGGCCTTCGAACTGTAGAGCTCCTCGCGCTCCTCCCATCCGCCGCAACGCACTTCTCCACCACGAGGCCACGGACCCGGGTACTCACGGAGGGTGCAGCGGACGCCGACCGCCCGAGGGTCCAACTCACGGAGTTCCATCTCCTTCCGCCCGAGTTTAGCCCGCCGGACGCCGGACGACGACCGCCCGAGGGTCCAACTCGAAATGAAGGGATTTTCGGAAAATGAAGAGTAGGGTTTCCCTCCTCCTCAGAGTAGACCTGATGATTACTCACATGATTATAGCTCATAATGTGTGACTCATGATCCGATCTAACTCGATTCAAAGTAGAAAACCCGAGCAATTGTATGATCTGAAAGTGCTTTAGGTTACACGAAGTCTAAAAACTTTGACAAGTCATTGTTTTTTCGGCTCCTCCAAACATGACTCAGACTCGATTTTGGTAaggcagtctcaatgcatagttttatggcatagttaccaagactataaattaggtaaccgagccacaataGTAGAAAACCCGAGCAATTGTATGATCCGAAAGTGTTTTAGGTTACACGAAGTCTAAAAACTTTGACAAGTCATTGTTTTTTCGGCTCCTCCAAACATGACTCGACTCGATTTTGGTAaggcagtctcaatgcatagtttcatagcatagttaccaagactataaactaggtaaccgagccataatagttttatggggatgaaactcttctctcatctgacgaaactccttcatttaatgactctgacaagtcagcaattttgcttatgtggcaccatatttaatgtgcatgacactctcatgaaacatgcattgagactggcctaatagggtcttgttgttggtgaaaaattttggctttggatatctttcgtttgtatttgataattgttgtctaatcatggactaactagactcaaaaaattcatctcgcaaattacaaccaaactgtacagttagttattttttatctatatttaatattttatgcatctgtccaaagattcgatgaaaTGGAAAATCTTAAAAGATTTTGGGAAATTTTGgggattaaacaaggcctaacacgaTCTCTTTTGGGATGTTTTATGAAAACAATCCGATCACATCACAAGTTCATTCATTTATACCTCAGAGATGACTGCTCTGAAATCTCAAATTCTCTGGGTCCTATTTGGTCCTCGGCGATTGagaggaattaaaaagtaatttaattataaaaccaaaaagtttcaaTTCATGGAATCTAAATGGGCTCTTCAGGCATATTTATTTAGGTAACTAAGGATGGAATAGAAGTTTGGAGGGAAATGAACTTTATAGAGCTAAAGCTCCCACTAATAATTTGGCAAGGTAGATTATTAGGTGCAAATTATGGATTTTGTgatagctctctctctctctctgctccTAAAACATGTTCTCCCTACAACCCCCACCACAGGTCTTAAAATCTATGGAAAAGATATTGAGGGCTTCACCCTGTGTGGATTTGAGGGTTATTGGTGGTGTTTTAGGGAGACCAAATTTTAGTGCAATAAAAGAGAGTTGTTGGTGGGAGCTTTTACACTTTAACTCAATAATTTGTGCATCTGTTGGATGAGTTGCTCTATCGATGTGTTTAGCAACTATATGGAAAGAGGTGCATAAGTTAGTGGTAGGGGTTGATAGAAGGAATTGACGAGAATATGAATTTTAGTCTTAATTTCTTGTTTGCTTCATGGAGAGGAAATATAAAAGGGAGGTTGAATTGGAAATCCCTAATTTGATGTGTGTATTTTTTGTGAGAAATTAATGACAAATCAAGATAGAAGGTGATCATGTATTCATCTTTCACTAGAAAACATAATTTTCACCCAATTACCTCCCCTCCTGAATTATTAGTAGAAAACTGATTCTCTAAACTTCTACTCCTCTTTCCACCAAAACTCCACTCCATAAATCAAATAGAAGATTTGTAAACTCCTACATTCAAAATCCCATTTTCTCCTTTCAACTACCTAACCAACTGTGCCACAAGAGATTTTGAGATTTTAGAGTAGATCTCTATTGAGGTATAGGTTAACTTGTGATGTGATCCTATAGTTTTCAAAACCCCCCTAAAATAGACCGTGCTACTATTACTAACCATGATCCAAACATTTGAACGTTTGAAGTAGTCCTGATCAAACACCGGTTAAGTCAGGTTCAGATCAGATAAAAAAATAGTGCACAAAAGTCGTGCTAGACACATAAAAGCCCATGACAGATCGTGCTACTTTTATCACTAGATCCCTTTGAGCTATAATGATATCATATTAAACTCTTTTTGCTCTCTATCATTCTTTGGGGGTTGGAATATTTGGCACAAAACGAGGATTGAAAAGAAGTTTTTAAAGACATCTAATGATATTTTCACAATTTTTTTTACCTTATAGGTGGTGAAGTCTCTTAAAGGGGGACGATGTTGATATATAGAAGATAAGATCTAAGACTATGAGAAAATAGTTGGAGGACTTCTCGAAGGAAACTAAAGGATCTgagggtggaggtctggagggACTTTCTCTGAGGGCGTGTGTTGGGATCATGGCCTCTAGCCCACGACATGAAAAACGCACTTGGCAAAGGTTGAAGTTGTCTTGCTCTTTTGGAGTTTCATACTATTAGTTGTGTTCGTCGGTTGATGATGTATAGTTAGCTGTTTTTTACAGCATATGCATTACATGTCTTGTGAACTTTGTTGATTTGCTCTATAAAAGTAGGATCTAAGAAAAACTAATTGTGGTCCAAATCTTTGAAGCCGACCCAATCAAGCGTTGTTTTTTTGGCTTGGAGCCCAATCTCTTTTGGATTTGGCTGTGTCTATGTTAAAAGTTATGACCTAACCTACTCACTAGCGGATCAGACTAGTTCaaagagtttttttttcatttttatgaCATAGAGTAGAGTGGCCTACGAGGAGTGTTCAAATGCTAGAAACCACATTCTAATTTATATGTCTATTTAATTTGTGTAGATACTACACGTGGAAACTATGctcccaatggatagtttctacatAATGATCTTTTGTCCAATTACTCCAATTATTACACGACTTCTCACTCATTCATATACTTACCATATCTTTTTGTGTCTTGGATCTCGTATATACATGGTTTCTTATTAGATCAGTTTTAGCGAGGAGTTTCATGACGTTATTTATAAAACTACCGTGTTATATAGAATGATAGAATGATATGAAACATAGATGAAACACTTACTAGTTTCATTCTatagttttataaatatttaATTTCATGACTCATAGTTATAGAGAGTAGATAATGATGCCAAGAGAGTTTTGTCCTCATAAAACTCACTTCTCTCTTCTTAAAAACGTTGTCACATCACTAAAAACACTTATGCGACAATTTATTAAATAATAAAATTATGATAAAACTCTCGCCGAGAGTAACTTATTTTCGGTCTTAAAAATTATTTCTTTCCCTCTCTTTTTTAATTACATTACCACATTATATTTTCTGcgaccaatcatagattaactagacttaaaatattcgtcttgcaaatctcctacaactaaaaagaacaaaagtaagACCAGATGGTGCGACTTTTTTTTTGGGGTCGCTCCCCCACACCCCGACGTGCGAAACCCCCGACGCCCCAACGTGGAAGGGTaaatattgaaaaaaaaaaacaacttagGATTCCTGATGCAAATTTACAACACACAATAATATATAACAGAGAGGTGGAAGGGGGCgaaataaaataaagaaaaagaaaggattCCTGATATAAAATCTCAGTCCTGTAAAGGAAACAAAATTAATCGCATGCTCTTCTAAAGGAAAGACTCGCACGGTACCAAATCCTCGCCCCCGACGCCCTCGCACTCGCCCTCACCCGACGTCTCGCCCTCGCCCGACGTcgcacctcttcctccatcgtCCTGGGTCCTCGTCGACGCCCTCGCCCCCGAAGTCCGACGGCCGACCTGGGTTGCCAGGTCAGGAGACTCGCCCTCCGCCACCGACGACCGACGCCCTCGCCCTTCACCCTCGCCCGCCCCCGACACCGTCGCCCTCGCCTAAGGCCCCGACGCCCGACCTGCGTTGCCAGGTCTGGAGAGTTGCCCTCGCCACCGACGCCCGACGCTCGACGCCCGCGTTGCCTCGACCCCGACGCCCGACGCTCGACGCCCGACGCTAGACGCCCGACACGCGACGCCCGACACGCGACGCCATCGACACCGTCGCCCTCGACCTCGCCCCCGACGCCGCAGCCCAACGCCCTCGCAGACCTGCGCCTCATCCTCGCCCAACGCCCTCGCACGACCTGCGTCGGGTTGCCTCGACGCCCGACGCGCGACGCCCTCGCCCCCGACGCCGCAGCCCAACGCCCTCGCCGACCTGCGCCTCATCATCGCCCGACGCCCTCGCACGACCTGCGTTGCCAGGTCGCCCTCGCCGTCGCCCGACCCCCGAGCCCAACCTGCGTTGGCAACCTCAGTCCTGCGACCGTCCTTGAAGCCGTCAATCCTGCGTTTTGCCAGTTCCTGGAGTCGCCCTCGCCTTTGCGTTTCCTGGCCAGTCCACAACCATAAAACAAGGTGAGTTACATATTATACACATCATTTTGTTTCAAAGTAACTAAATATTAATTGTAAAATTTTAGACTGGGGGTGCAGctattcaaataaaaaatttaaaacagCTCTTTACACAGTTCAAAGTAACTAATATTAATTGAAAAATTATAGAATGGGGGTGCAGCTATCTCCTGCATTGAAAATACTTAGCCACACTAACCATAACTGGAATGAAGAACACCCAGAATATGTCATACACAAAAAGTCCACCCTGTAAATGGAAAAGGAAAAATGCATTTACATACGGCCTTATAAATGAACAGAGAATGTTTCAGTGGCACTCAAAATGGAAGGGCCCAGCCCCAATTACTTCAGAACTATTAATCTATTATACACCAGACAAAGGTTCCATATTTTAATATTCATGTCATAAAATGATCACCAATTGAAAGCTTGCTAAGAAAAACTTTTATACATTACTTAATAAATATATGACCAAGTGCATGCTAAAAAAGACAACATACAGACAACAAGCGATACTTTTAGGCGGCGTGAGTACATAGACAAATAAAGTAAAGATATGTTAAGACCAGATGGTCCGTAATAAGTCATATGtagatatataaaatattatagtGGTGATTATGATAGTGCAGTGATAATAAAAATAAGACAGGTTTGTGACTGAAATAATGAGGATGTGTTCTTAGAAGTTAGAACAGAAAAATAGATACGGTGGAAGAGCTCTTCTTATTAAATTTATATTGTGAATTCTAAATTTTAGTATATATGCCTTCGTTAGGttttcttttcccaaagcaataaAGCATGATGAAAGAACAAGAATCAGTAAACTCAGATTAGGATCATCTGCAAATCCACATGCTGTATAACACAAAGTGCCAAATAATTGGAGATATGATATAAAAAGAGCTCTATCTATTATCAAGTATCACCAGTGACAAAAGACAAATCCATGAAAATATAAGGAGGGGCTAAACACGCTATATCGCTTTAAGAAAACTATATGTACCATAGAAGACAAATATAGTAGTTTAGAGCAGTTTTATATTGAAATATTGATGAGAAGTATGAAAACTGAAATAgatcatgaaaaaaaaaaaaaatgattcAACTTATCTGCACTCAAAGTCTCAAATCAATAGATGGCATGTGGCTATGATGTCCATTCCAATCTATCAAAAAGACATAAACAGGCTATCATAAGACACCAAAAATGCACACTTAAATCTTTACCTAATTTCTGGATCAATGCAAGGAGAAAAACATATAAGAATACAATGCAGACACACAACAGCAatgaataaaaagaaaaggcaaAACTAACTTCTGAGGATATTATAAGTTAGAAATTTGTGAACATACATTCTACATAAATTGCACGAAAGTAATATGCATCACCTGCAAATTGCCCAGAATCTTCTCAAACCAAATGGAGTGCGATTCTGCAAATCGCTCATTTCTGCACTCTTGGAAAGTCACACCCAGCAAGAAAGTACCCAACCAACAACTGTATGTCTAATGAATTGCCAAACAGAAAGGCAAGCATATTAGTAAAATGTGAAGGTAACAAGGGCATAGCTATAGATCAACATATACTATTTTCAGACATAACTTGCagtaaaaaaaaagcaaaaggACAATATATGCAAATAAATGAAGTTAAGCAATATAACAACATTTACCTTCTAAATGTTTCTGTCATTCAATTTTAGTGGTAATTTTAGTAACAGAGAAGTGAAAAGTAGAAACTTCACAGATTGGTAATTCTATTGATTTAGCAGCATCGGCGTAAAATGACACTAATTAAATAGTATGATAGCTTAAATGAAACACAGCCGCATGATCAAACTAACAGAGGGCTGAGATGGAATGTGTCACATATAGGCACTAATAGGTTGTGCACAGGCGCATTGGTTGTGCACGGTCCCAGCTGGGAAAGGTGTTTTTTGAGAACCTTGAGTGAACCTGTTTTAATATATGGATTTAGAAATCTTATTACAGCCATAGTTTgcagctttaagatgctgaatAGAACATCagaatgaagcactagcactacgAAAAATAAAGCGTCAGTTGCACAGAATTTCATGCAAAACAGTTGGGAGCCCTAAGCTACCTCAAACCAAACACATTTCCTTCCCAccacctatgttgcaccgatACGGGATACGGATACGCCGATACGGATACGGCGACACGGCGATACGTGATTTCTCAAAATATAGGATACGCCGATACGGCAACTACATATAATATTGTATAATTACTATTACTAATAATATGCATAAGTATAATGTATTTTTAATAGCAAAGAAAAATAGCTTTTATTTtaggaaaaggaaaaaaacagaGTCCCAATCCACTTGCCGAGCAGCCCAATAGGGACAATTCACCTGCAAATAAACCTTATATAAACTGATTCTCGTGatgctggccgccgccgccgccgcctatcTCAAGCTGTTTGTGCAGTGCTCATGCATCCTCACACCTTCCTTTCTTCTTCGATGGAGCCCCCAAGCTGCCAAGCTGCCGTCCATGAATGAATCCCTACCGAAGATGTGGAGCCGCACACCCTCCCACCTTGCTCTGCATACTCCCTCTCCCTTCCTCGATAGGTCCGGTCTGCCATTGCTCAGACTGCAGCACCGATACTTCCCAAATACGTATCGGAGGTGTATTGAGAAGTATCGAAATTAATCatatttgtctttttttctGATACTTCTCCGATACGTATCGGAAGCATATCGGGAAGTATCGGTATCGGATACGTATCGCGATACCGGTACGGCAGTTGGCCGGCGTATCGGTGTAACGTAGCCCACCACCTAATCGGAGGTCACATCCTGACGAGTCGGGCATAGCAGTCGGCCATAGCAGAACTGCAGCTGGACTCTGCAACATGGTTATCGGGTATCAACATGGTTATTCCGTTCTCCCCCTACAGAAATTTAAATTTCTTGCCAAAGTTTCATTTCAAAAACTGTGCTTAGTGGGGACTCCCTGATCCTTTTCAGCCATGAAACCGAATGAaagcaaaacaaaacaaaaacaaaaacttctCAAGTGAGAAAAGGGAAGCACCTTGAAGACAGAGAACACATGTAGAAATCCCTCTCTCCTCCACGCTTAATGTTCAGAGCTGCTCGGACGGAGATGATTGAGAGTCTCCTAAGGATATATAGCTGAAACAATTCATGAAAAAATGTTAAAGCCAAATCCATCACATTTGTTgatgtgcaattacatctaatgCTATGGAATTACCTGTTGCTCAAACTCAGCCTCTGATCTTGAACTCTTggtaataaaaacctgctcaatGACTGGCTCTGTCTCCAGTGCAGATTCACCCAGGTCTGAGTTATCAGTTGGAACTGGACGCCACCCGAGTATTACATGTCCCAGTGATTCCGCGACCTGCAAGGACAACATCGTTAATCAGAGGAAATGAAAACATGCAAATCCTGCATTGCTAATAGGCTATCAAATTTATTAACAGTGTTACACCAACCTTCTTAAACTCAGCTTTGCCCTTCTCACGACGCTTTTCATCGGTTGGCATAAATAACATTCCAACAGCATACTCGCCTGGTGGCGGTAGCTCAAACCCAGCATCCTTTGTGACctgcaggaacaccaaagcaaaAGCAATGAATTAACTGTCCAAAAGAACAGTTTCGCTTTCTTATATTTCTTTTTGTTGCAAAGAACTCACCTCTTTGAAGAAGTCATGTGGTAGAGCGACCATGATGCCGGCACCGTCTCCTGTGTTCTTCTCACAGCCACAGGCACCACGGTGTGCCATTCTCTCAAGCATCTCAATAGCATCATTAACCTGTGGTAAAAAAAAGGAGAGCAAAATTGGCATCCCAAACGTGATAAATCAAAATAGTGTAACTACAATACATGTGGCATCGCCTCTTTGAAGGAATCGATGAAACTCACAGTCGCGCGCTTGTAATCGCCAGAAAGCTCAGCGACAAACCCAACGCCGCACGCGTCGCGCTCGAACGAGGGATTGTAGATATGGTCCTCCCTTCGCTGCATCTGGTTGACCCTTCGGTGGATTCGGCCATTCCTTCACCCCCGAGCTCTATCCCTTGGCCAGATTCGGCCGTTCCTTCACCAGCAGGCAGCCTGGCGCGACCGGCATCCAGCATAGCCGAGGGGTGAGAGAGGAGGGGCACTGGAGGATGGAGAGATGGAGCAGGGAAGGACTATGGTGGCGTCCAGGATTGGTAGGGCGATGCTCACCGTCGGAAGAGGAAGAGGTGAGCGAGTGAGAAGGGGAGGGGAAGCGACGGAGTCGGAAGAGGAAGAAGCTCCTGAGCGAGTGAGAAAGGGATGGAACCGACGGAGACATCAAGATGGATGGAGTGTAGGCGTCGGcgattaattattttttgttttattcatTTCAGGCTCCAAAAAAacttttaggccctgtttagattggaggtgaaaaatttttgggtgtcacatcggttatgtcggaaggatgtcgggaggagtttttagaaactaataaaaaaacaaattacatagctcatctggaaactgcaagacaaatctattaagtataattaatctgtcattagcacatagcacttaaggctaatcatagactaactagacttaaaagatttgttttgCGATTTTGAAcctaactgtgtaattagtttatttttttatctacatttaatgttccatgcatgtatccaaagattcaatgggatggatgaaaaaagtttaggtggagaactaaacagggccttagtagaAACTAAACAGTGCAATCCTACAAAATATGTTTTCAGTATAAAATACTAGCTATCCCATAGCAACACATAGGCATGCTAACCTATATTTAAATAAAAGTAAAAAATTATTTATGTATACTTAAATTGTATAAATAGGGGTAAACTAATTTTATATGGAGAAAAAATATGTTCCATTTTTAAAtgtgaatatattttttaaaatttcaaaATAAAGTTTTTTGTCTTGTGGGAACGATGTATAAATCTCTGCAAAGCACATATTTGTGATTGTATTATTGAGAGATTAGATTCTTAATTGTAGAATTTATTGTAAAATATGTAATGTGAATACACAAACTTGCCATGTTTAGCTTTATGTTTTCGATCAGCAAGAAAAAATGCTTATCATGATTGTCCCTAGACCTGTTGAAGAATGGTGTAAAGACACACCAGCGTTTATGTATGCCAAATACACTCTTGGATTTAGCTACAACTACACGGCCGCAGTAAATAAACATATTCCTGGATGGGATGAAGATGTTTTCAAATGGAAATTTAAACGGGCAGAAAACATTGCAGAGGACATAGATGGGTAAAAAACTCAAAATTACCATCGTTTACAATAACAAATACATATGGTTTAACTATTTCTATATATTGCTGATCGTGAATCTTGATACAGGCACTTAAGTGGATTTCTCATCCTACAGTATATGTCTGCATGGAATAGACCACAAGCCACACACATTTATACCGTGAGTTTAACAGTTTGTCTCAATTTTTATACAAGATTTATTTCATAAAAACGTTGTATTATTCATGCGACACACactaatatatatacatatactcaAATATGTGACAGAATGGTATGGAGATGCTGCGAAACTTATTTGTGGATTTACTAGCGCACGAAAGAAATGGATATCGAAGATTTTTTC
This window of the Sorghum bicolor cultivar BTx623 chromosome 7, Sorghum_bicolor_NCBIv3, whole genome shotgun sequence genome carries:
- the LOC8057836 gene encoding glutamate synthase 1 [NADH], chloroplastic, producing the protein MQRREDHIYNPSFERDACGVGFVAELSGDYKRATVNDAIEMLERMAHRGACGCEKNTGDGAGIMVALPHDFFKEVTKDAGFELPPPGEYAVGMLFMPTDEKRREKGKAEFKKVAESLGHVILGWRPVPTDNSDLGESALETEPVIEQVFITKSSRSEAEFEQQLYILRRLSIISVRAALNIKRGGERDFYMCSLSSRVQLQFCYGRLLCPTRQDVTSD